The following DNA comes from Kluyveromyces lactis strain NRRL Y-1140 chromosome E complete sequence.
ACAGTACCGTGAATATTTGATTAAGAATCAACCAAGATAAAAGCAACAGGAACATACTTTTATTTATAGCGTTCATAAATTTATCAACAAGAACTTTTTATTGTTCTTGGAACCAGTAAAAATCTCAAATAACAACCATACAACTGTATTGATAATTCTCAATAATGGATTGCGAAGAGCTGAGTCGTATCATCAGCGATAATAGCGAGCAAGTGCAAGTCATTGATCTCAGAATAGAGGACTTTCTAGCAGGTCACATAAAAGGTGCTTGGCAAGTTCCTGTCAGAAAAGATATTACTGATGAGCAACTTGGAAGTCTATTAACAAAGTTGCAAAACGCTTTTCCTAACGAAATACCTGTCACAGTAGTATTTCATTGTACTGCATCAAAAAATAGAGGTCCAAGAACCAAGCAGAGATTTGAACAGTATTGTGAAGCACTGGGTGTTAGTAGGAAATTCCGAGCATTTGTATTGACTGGAGGATACTATGCTTGGGAAGAGTACTGTAAATTGTCCGAAACTCCAAATTGTTTAATGCCAAATATATCGACCAGTTAATTTTTATCATATATTCTGTCGTTTTAATTTTCGAGATTTAAAACAATTAATTAgcaacttcttcaaagtcaCTTGAACATTTGTATAACATACAATTTAAAATATGGCTAAATAGCTGTAAATCCCGGCATATGATAGGATATGCAAATATATGAATATTCTGGGCGTTCATGAGCAAACCTCGAGGAAGAAATGGAGGTAGGAAGCCATCTAGCTCTCCTCcaaaagataaaagaaCTGCGCAGTTACGAAAATCACAGAAAACATACAGAGAAAGGAGAATAAACCGCTTGAGAGAACTAGAATACAAGGAAAAGTTACTGGAACAGACACTTTCTGACCTAAGCGAAgtaacaaaaagaaataacGTGTTGAATGCCATGCTTCAAAGCTCACTTTCAAAGACTCCTGCGTGCCATATATCAAGCTTCGGTGTGGAAAGACCTAATATACCAGGTTATACTTTAACGAAAGAACTTTGTAACCTTCAACATTCGCAAGTTAAACACTACACTTCTCAGGATTACAGACAGCTCTATAATACTATAACCGAGGATTTGTATTCTCTATGTGAAGGAAAGGATTGTGGACCCTTTTGTCGAACCTCTTCCATAACGCCATCAACCACCACTTTGGACATTATGAATGATACTAACACTTTTTATAGCACTGAGTGCTCCCCATCATACGGTTTTGATAATAATTTAATAGAGTCATTTGATTTATTTGACTTTATAGAGAACTTGCAAAACCCAGTTTCACCTCAATCCCGAAACTGTCCTGCGTCCTCACCAAAGCTTGCAACAAATCATTACGTGGCAAAGTCCGAAGATTCCTATATTAGTGGGCTCCTATCAACAAGCGTTCTCCTACCTGGTGCCGATATTtgttattttgttttatcATTTCGACAAActcatttctttgatctcTCAGAGATGctattgaaattaaagaagGAGGCAGTTTGCATCAACCATGATGTAGTGATTAGTTTAGACGCATTGGTGCGGTTGATAACTAGCTGCTTTGTTTAAATTTCATTGTAAGTTATTTGTTGAGAAACGTCAAATTAACCTTGTAATTATGCCATTAATGGAATGACTGGAAATTCTTGATAAAAAAGAACAGGTGCATATATCATGTTTAACACTGTGAAATTTAGCTCGCTACATTTCCGGTAAATTAGAAACAATATAGATAAACTATTAATTTTGTGACCATATCAGTACTCTAATTACTTGATGATTAGCTTTTATGAGCGTTTCCTTTATTGAAATACGCGATATAGAGTTTCAGTTCATGATTTAATTAGATTTCGAAAAGGAGACCaaactttctttgaaaagtcGTATTAAGCAAGGATCATGAAATCACTATTGGCTGCCTACTTAAGACAAGGGACTTGATTTCAGACCATGCATAATTTTTTGCCGATAAGATTATTTTCGATGATAATATTAGATACTAGCAAAAGTAGAAGATTAGCACAGCTAAgaaagtttttttttagattTTATGTATTCATGTACCTAGATATTTCTATAAAGTAGAACATTTGAGTTCACATTATAAAAAAACATTAACCATCGAATGGCATGTCTCTAAGAGAGAGGTATACTAGTAAAAAGTCAACTTTGGGGAGAAACCAATGATTTAACGTTGGTAGTTAACCTCACCACCGCTTGCAGATTGGCAGTGAATGGTCCGCCGTTTTTGGACCAACGACCCTTTCCAGGAATACATGGGCCACCATTACCGACGCAACTGGTACATCTCTTTTCGATACTACCAGCGCTGGCTAGGTCACCAGTGCTCTCGACTTGCCAGACAACTTCTCCATCAACCACAACACCATCGATTGTGACAGAGACAGCAGAACTAATTAAAGAGACCGATAAGCAATTGATAATTTTCGCTTTGGAGAGAGCATAGCAAGTTTAGAAGTATGTGGTTCCGTGGCGATTCTTCCCAGCAATGAAAACTGAGCCAAATCAGCGACTTAGGATGACTTAAGAGGTTCTGAATTAGCCATTTATATAAGATTGGTTGGGCCAGGGGTGATGCAGACAAGGATCTGTTAAGGATTGGTGCCCATGATAGAATTTTGCAGGGGAAGATTATGATCCGTCCGTTTTCGACTGTTGGCATGTTTCACCTGCCTAGAAGAGCTGCTGGACAGCAACTGATAATCCTAATCCTGGCGGTGGACAAGGCCATAACCAATTAGGTGCGATAATCTCCGTACGTGAAAATTGTATTATAACACGAATGATGGCATTTTTTGATACGGTAACGACAACAAGGGCGGTGCTCAATGTTCCGGCAATGTTTGTGATAAAAGGTTACCTTAGTAGAAATCGCTTAGATTTCCTCATCTTTTTATCCATTATGGTCAAGTCTTAGAaaaacttttgatgaatatcCTGTAAACTGCTATACTTTCGTCGACAGTTGTAATTGAGAGACGATATAGGATCGAATATGCTAAGAATTCAGTCATCGCAGATATGGTGCTTCATACGTTTTCCGTTGATGctttttgttgttccatGGGATGTACTGGCATCTCTGGCCAGGCGCTTTATGAAGGTAATACAGAACGTAAGATCGAAACTGCTAAAACTAAAATTAAAGCTAAAATAAAAGCTTCCACTAATTAAAGGTCAGTTCCAAAAGGTATGTAAACAGAGGGTTCTTCATTTAATTTTCCCATTTGGTTTGATGATTAAGTCATTATTACTCTACGTTAATGAATATGTCAGGCAGAAGAAACGGAGAACATCTCAAGTGATACActgaaaagatcaaatccCACTTCCACTTTAAGCGTCATCAAATACAACATAAAGTCAAATGTCCAGTATGAGTATTAATCCTAGTAATCCTCTCGAACAAGTTCCTAGTGCCAATACTACTCGTTATCCAGTTCTACGCGACTGCAACGATATGTAGAAGTTTTTATGTGTGAAACTTTAGGATAGCGTTTTGCAGCCAGATATGTGAAGCCACACTGAGACATTCGGAACCTTCActactgaaaaatttttgcATAATTTGATGTGAATAATAATCATTGCATACACTTAAAGTATAATTTAAACCTTAAATCTCGGGTGCACTGCCGTTACCGTAGCGGTGATAACGTTCTTGTGCAATATAAATCATgaatatcacgtgatacatTGTTAACAATGTCTCTCAGGAAGACAAACACACTGCATATAATATCTTACAGATCTAACAACGAACAAGATCCAAAGCCTGAGTTAGAGATATTTCATGTTTGTCATGCTTACCTTGAACTTTTCTCCAGTATAAAGGGCAACGATCTAGTCGGAATAATGAAGTATTAAAGTGGAATTGGGATGGATCACCAAACTTTGATAATTTTAGAGTGTCTGTCCACAAGTGACTGTTAAAAAGATAATACTTCAAGATGACAAGCGAGAAGACTGTTGAATATACTGAGGCAGTAACAAAAATTGATTCTTCCTCAAGGCAGTATGAAAAATCTACgaagaattttttcataAATCTGAAGGAATCTTTCAACTTGACCATGACTTTGTCAAGtctgttgttgatttgttcttctttctctcatGGATTTGATAATCAGGGTTTCGCGACGATTCAGGCAATGGATTCCTTTATAGAGAAATTCGGACAGTACGATGCCCAAACAGGAGCATACGCTATTCCTCCGGTGTTTTTGTCGTTCTTGAATAGTTTCCAATACATCGGTTTTGCTTTTGGTCTAGTCTGCGGAAGCATAGTGTCTTCTAGGTTTGGTAGAAAAATCTGTGTTCTATCAATGAGCCTATATGCGCTGATAACAGCCACTATCGGAATCACATCTAATTCTAAGGAACAGATATTATCGGCTAGAGTTCTCAACTATGTTTTTATTGGAATGGAAATGGCAGTCATTCCTGTATTTCAGGCAGAAATTGTTCCACCAAACACAAGAGGATTCTTTGTTGGTGCTTTTCAGTTGTCACTCAATATTGGTGGGTTAGTTATTCATATCATCACAAATAGTACAGCACATATAGATGGAACATCATCATGGAGGATTCCTCTCGGACTTTACTATATTTTCCCGAGTGTTATTGCCTCCCTTGTCATGTTTATTCCAGAATCTCCAAGGTGGCTTATTCTGAAGGGTAAGAAGGAAGAGGCGATGCGGTCTCTCGTTCGTTTGCGTAATGGAACAATTTATGAAAGTGAAATAATCAACGAGTATGAAAGCATTATATCTTCTGTGGAAGCAGAAAAGCAAGAGAAAAGTAAATACACCGAACTCTTCACTGGAAcaaacaagagaagaacCTTAATCGTAATTCTGGCAAACATCTTTCAGCAAGTGACTGGTCAGGCATTTGCTTCCCAATATGGTACCATATTCATCAAGTCTTTGAATACCGTAGATCCCTTTCAAATGTCAATCGTGTCTTCTGTCGTAGCTATTGTTGCAGTCATCATAGTTTTGTTGTTTACTGATGAATTTGGTCGCAAAAAGTTCCTTGTAATTGGGTCAGTTATTCAGGCTATAGCCTTATTGGTAATGGGGGGCTTGGGGACAGGAGATGTGACCACTGCCAAAAAGAACGGAATTGTTGCGACAATGATGATTAACAGCTTTGCTTATTGTATATCATGGGCCCCTCTCTCTTATGTTATAAGTAGCGAAATCCCCACTCCACGCTTAAGAGACAAAACCTACGCTGTTGGCATCCTCTTTAATATTCTGTTTGCCTTCATAACTGCCTTTACGCTTCCCTATCTGCTGTCGAAGCCGTATGCAAACCTACAATCGAAGGTTGGTTTTATTTATGGAGCATTTACTGTACTTTCTGTTGTCTTTTCGTACTATCTGCCCGAATGTCGCGGTTTGAGTTTAGAggaaattgaatcaaatttCGTAAATAAAGTACCTTTAAACCGGTTCTCTAAGAATTCGATTAGTTAAGATTATAGTGAAATGTATACGCCGTAAGTACATAACAGGGCTTTGTTAAATTAAAAGTAGTCGAAAGAAAGTCAAAGCCATACTTTTTGTCCTCAGATACGGCTAGATCCGAGCTGTCATGGTTGCCAATTATTGATAATGCTGACTTATATAAAGATAACTCTTCTCAATTTCTCATAAAGAACAGCACTCAAAACTCAACTTCTTAGTTACTTTCAATGATACTCCCAATCATGGAAACAGAAACTGCCAAATCACTGTCATGTCACCTAAACCTAATTTAATTCTATTTATGCCTGACCAATTGAGGTATGATTGTATTGGCGCAAAtggaaaccaaaaaattcaaacacCGAATATCGATAGACTTACTAAATTAGGAGCACGGTTCTCGAATTGTTATTTGCAGCATTCCGTATGCTCACAATCACGAGCCTCTATGTTTACTGGTAAATATCCGCATGTTACCGGACATCGTGGATTGACGACATTGATTAAACCGTATGAGGATAATTTATTCAAGTCTTTAAAGAACGATGGTTATTTTGTTGTGAACGTTGGAACCAGAGGTGATTTATTTTCTGCTGGTGGATATGAAGAGAGTTTTGACGAATATGGTTTCACTGTTAAGACCAATTACGACATATTTAAGAAAAACCGATCGTTGGAAAAGccatcttttcaagatattcAGGTCGACTGGCCTAGACTGTATTATTCTGGAAATAGAGGCGATGACCTCAAAATTGACTACGACGAAGCTGTAATAAGTTCTGCCGAAAAATGGTTAAAGGCGTTCAAAAAGGATTCGTCTTTAACGGATGGAAAACCATGGGTTTTGTTTTTACCACTCTTTTTCCCTCATTGCCCTTTTGAAGTTGAGGAAAAGTGGTACAACATGTATTCGAGAGAGGATGTTCCAGCGAGAGTCAAAATAGAGACAAAGACTGGAGGGGAACCTTTGTACATGAGAAGGTTAAGGGAAAAGCATGGCTTGATAGATTTGCCCGAACGTGTCTGGAATGAGGCTATCGCCACTTACTACGGAATGATTAGCAGATTAGACTGGCAATTCGGTAGAATTCTTAATTTAGTCGAGGATGAACTGAAGAATAATCTATTCCTATTTTTCTTTACAGATCATGGAGAATACTTAGGCGATCATAATctaattgaaaaatggcCTAGTGGTGTGTCAGAACAGTTAACGCATGGACCGTTGTTCATTGCGGGACCGGAAGTAGAGAAAGGTCGGACAATCAATCACTTAGTTGAAATGCTTGATCTTGTACCAACGATTTTTGATCTAGGGAAAGTGGAAACTCGATACCCGAACAATGGTAAATCTCTGGTCCCATTGTTGAGCGCGCAATCGACAAATGACATCATTCACAAAGAATATGTCGTAACAGAAGGTGGCTTCCTAAAATCTGAGGAACCAATTATCGAGATTGCACCGTTTCCCTATGATATTAAAGCCAATTTACAGCACGATGAAATTGACACAGTTGGCCGCGTGATTTCCATGAGAACGAAAGAGTTCACATTCGTATACCGATTATATGAACCGAATGAGCTGTATAACAGAATTGACGATCTAGACGAGAGGCACAATCTAATAGCCGAACCATCATACACTTCCACAGTTGATgcctttgaaaagaaaatattgaagTTCTTCATAGAAAGCAGTGATCATGCTCCATTTGTATCTGACGTTAGAATACCTGAAGTAAACCTACCTCTACCGGGATCAAAAGAGTTTAAATAAATCAGCACATCTTTCTCTGCAAGTTTAAAAACCGATTTTTTATGCTTCATCCtataatttttctttgactAGCAATTATAAATCTTCAATCACCGTACCATCCTTTTAAGAGGGATGCCAGTTGAAGTTACGGCTAAAGTTTATAATGATCAATTAATAATGAACGGCGTTGCTGTTCCGCGACATTGTAGGAACATTTCTAAGACGTCAGTTATTGGCCGGTGCTAAATAAGAAGCTGAGCTGAGAGGAACTAGAGCATCAAGGCTACAGCACcattatttgaacatcAGATGTAACAAGTCTATAAGTAGaaggtttcttcatccaattttcCCATCTGGATTTGACGACATACTAATTATTGTTCTACATTAACTTATATGTTAGATgtaagaaaccaaggagaACACCGTAAGTAATTTACTTAATTAGTCGATCACCAATTTAACTATCCATTTATTCATTAACAACTACAAGTCAGAATGGCATCTATTTACACCAATACTACTAACCCTCTAGGCCAAGTCCCTACTACCAAACATGATGAATATCCAGCCCAACAATAGAACTAAGAAACTTACAGAACTGAACTCAAAACGAACCCTGCGCATCATCTTGCTATGATGACAGTGTAAACCATTGCCTTCGGTCATACTCTCTCGGTTTGCAACATGATTTGCACAGTTTCCACAAATGGTTTCTATTTATTTGTTATGGCCATGTTCTTAAACATTGTAGGCAATGCGAGAAAGACCCTGGGATCCTCTAAGTTGGTGaagattggaaaatttgatgttgaaatggTGGAAAAATTGTTATGGATACAGCTAGTAACATCCATTCTTAAATTGGGTGCAGTTTGAGCAGGAGAAGCGTCTGCAGGTATTTGATTTAAGTATCATATATTTTTGAGTTGTAGCGGATATGACGAGAGTCGGTAATAAGATGCTGATCCTGCAGGGCTAGTAGTCTTTATGTTACTGCAAATTTTTctagttttctttttttcctttttctatttttttttttcgttaATAGTAAAGTAGAGTGGATGCTGGCCAACCTGCATGTGAACTTCGACTTCTTACGGATACTTGAAAGAATAAGATATATTCCATTAAAATTAGTATTGAAAGAGTGTCTTGAGTAACGCTATAAAGAGAGGCGATCTCTCGTCATACTGATACCGATCaataataatttcaaatcaaagtGAAATCGTTTTTGCTATCATTATTCCTTCCTTAATCAAATGCTAGATACTCAATAAAAGAAAGCGAAACTATGTACTTCCTTTATTCATGTGGAACTAAAGGGCAGCTTAACGTGACTTCGTTTGAAAGTGTTGCTGATGCATATATTTGTGGCATCCAATCCGCCCTCACGAACACCTCTGCTTATTATGGTAACGCGGGGACATCTTGCACCAGCAGCAAGAAGACATTGATGTTTTATGTGTTAATGTCACTGCTGGTTTCGTCttattttcaactttagGTTAATCTGGTCATTTTCCGTCGAAGAATTAAGCTATACAGACTGCTGTTTAACTAGACAGTCGTCATCCTTACGGTAAGGACTTTGTTGGAAAGAGTGTtaaatttgattttttaCAGATGCCAAGCTGCCGTTGTGACTTGAATCTTACTGATAAAATGGTCTGACTGAACATTTTCAAGGTAAATGTTCTATCGGATACGCTAAATGTGGTCTGGATGACTAATAATGTTGACGGTACGGATTTAGTTACTACTGTTAGTAAAATCAGGATACTGTTGAAAATGCCATTGTGACTTGAGAAATACCAGCAAGGTTGTGAATGATAATCATTATACAAGCGTCGAGTTATTGTGTATATTAAATTATATACGATATTTTCCGTCCACATGGTTTTTAGCTTCGTTGTCATAATGTTTCGAAAAAACATGGCTTAAAAATAAGGATATAAATTGTTCCCAAGAAAAGGTTAAGCTTTCAAAGTTAATTTTAGTTTCAGCTTCGAAATTTAAATACATAATACTGTTGGACTGGATAATTATCAGATTGGCAATAGGAACTTTACCTGAAGAGTTAGTAGATGCCATTCTGACTTGTGgttgttaatgaaataaatggATAATGAAATTGGTGATCGACTAGTTACGTAAACTACTTAGTCGAGGTTCATATACCGGTCAccaatttcattatcaacTGCAAGTCAAAAATGGCCTCCATTTACATCAATACTACTCTAGGCCAAGTCTCTACTGTTGTTCCATAGCAGTGTGCGGGCCTTTCTAAGCCGCCACTTTATTGGAATAATACGGAAAGCAGGGCTGAAGCCGCTATAACTAAGATCAAGGCTACAACACCCAATAGTTgaacatcaaatcaaaaagtatataagtaGACGGTTTCTTCATTCAATTTCCCATTCGAACTTGACAACCCATCTATTACTGTTCTACAATATTATATAGGTCAGatagaagaaaccaaggagaACATCTATAATAATATACTCTATAACTCGAACCCCACTTCCAACAATAAGTCAAAAATGTCTAATGTTAATGTTAATTCTACTAACCCTCTAGAACAAGTCCCTAGTGTCAGTTTCACTCAGTATCCAGTTCAACATCTACTACTTAACATGATGAATATCCAGTCCAACAACAGGACTAGCAGTTACCGTTGTGCATTCTTCTGTAACGTTTCTTATCAGCAAACTGAAGCTTTAATACTCCCATTGATCTGACTGAATCTTCATTTCTTATTAAGTGTTTTACTATTTGTAACTTTTGTTTGTGGTCAAAGCTTTCGCGCAGGATCGATTCTCCCactgtttctttttatctttcaatgaGGTTCCTGCAAGAAACAACTCACTCAttcctttttatttctatGAGTTTTCCGCACAGAACAATTCGCATTAAAGTTTAATACTTCAACCTAGAAGAATGCCTTGAGGAACTTCTTGAGACACTTTATTATCGCAGATCGTAGACGAGAGTTCGTCTTACTTTGTACTGCCGGCACTTGTCATTCGAATGGCTTTTGAAAACAGTCGCACAAAGTAATTACTGTGGACATGTAGCGTACGAACCATAATCAGGCGATAACGAAGTACCAATATTGTTGTGGCACTATTAGCCCTGCTGATCTTGGACACGTCTACATAATATTTCACAGGGCACGTGATTTGGAATAGCTGTCAACACTTTACCCACATGATGAATAATGGTTGCACCGTACTTAAGGCAACTAGGAAATAATGCTTCGGTTATAAATGCCTCAGCAGATACAAAATATTGAATATCCAAGTTGATATCTACAATACAGAGAACCTCAAGGATTGATAGATCCTGCTAAAATGAGAATAACGGTTGGTTAAGGAATGTTATTTCGCAGCGTTTTATAGCTaaattttttcaatcgTTTCTCAACTTGTTGAACAGAAGGCTACGCCGAGAAGGAAGAACTACATTCTAGTCAAATCTGGTACTGCATTTTAAACTATTTTTGATGTTTCCttatttttgttcaataatAATGACTTAAAGACCATCTGTAAAGCGTCACATGATCCTTTCATGAAAAGTTGAGTCTATTCATCCAAGAGAACTCTGATGTATAATCACTCGAATCTGAATTAAAATCCAGACGAGCTTCATTGGCTAATTCTGAGTCAATCAGTAATACAATGTAATATAATTAAAGAGATTAACTGCAGAGATCCAAATAATTACGTGAGGTGGGCATACCTAAGCACAGAAAGGATCAGCAGGCAGTATTAAAAATGAGTCTGTTATACCTAAGCAGCAAATATAATAGACGTAGTTTAGGTTAAACTAAAAGACAGAGAAGACAGAGAAGACACCGATGAACATAGCTCAAACGGAAGGAAGATTGTGTGAGCTGAAAGTTTATACAATTTGGACTCtctcattcaattcttgttgatTTTCTCCTACTTCACATTAATATGTCTCGAGGCAACAAATATGTTCAAGAGCAGGATAATTAAAAAAAGAAACGAGATAGTGGCATTTGTTCCATCAGTTGGCAGAAAGCTTTTGAACATATCTATTGCAGCCAAGTGATCTTTGACTAATATACACTTACCGCAGCTACAGACCACATTACAGTGAGCCTTGTAATTCCTGAAGAGTTCAATATACTACGTCAGTGATAAGAGAGAGAGCCTTGAATTAAACGTCGTATCATCATATGGTAGTCTTACACTAGTACATATCTTCATGCGTACCTATATTTTTATAAATAAATTTTTTTAGCTTGGCTCCACACTTAGTCCCACAGTTTTCatattgatttcaaagacaAGGGGCGAACTTAGTATCTGAGACATAAAGGCACAGACAGCTTGTAGATCCGTATCTAAGAAATGTCCACACGAGTGTGTTGATGGAATAATTTGCAAACAAATGTGATATTTTATCAGCCGCGACCATGAGAGA
Coding sequences within:
- a CDS encoding uncharacterized protein (conserved hypothetical protein); amino-acid sequence: MSPKPNLILFMPDQLRYDCIGANGNQKIQTPNIDRLTKLGARFSNCYLQHSVCSQSRASMFTGKYPHVTGHRGLTTLIKPYEDNLFKSLKNDGYFVVNVGTRGDLFSAGGYEESFDEYGFTVKTNYDIFKKNRSLEKPSFQDIQVDWPRLYYSGNRGDDLKIDYDEAVISSAEKWLKAFKKDSSLTDGKPWVLFLPLFFPHCPFEVEEKWYNMYSREDVPARVKIETKTGGEPLYMRRLREKHGLIDLPERVWNEAIATYYGMISRLDWQFGRILNLVEDELKNNLFLFFFTDHGEYLGDHNLIEKWPSGVSEQLTHGPLFIAGPEVEKGRTINHLVEMLDLVPTIFDLGKVETRYPNNGKSLVPLLSAQSTNDIIHKEYVVTEGGFLKSEEPIIEIAPFPYDIKANLQHDEIDTVGRVISMRTKEFTFVYRLYEPNELYNRIDDLDERHNLIAEPSYTSTVDAFEKKILKFFIESSDHAPFVSDVRIPEVNLPLPGSKEFK
- the ARR2 gene encoding Arr2p (similar to uniprot|Q06597 YPR200C Saccharomyces cerevisiae ARR2 Arsenate reductase required for arsenate resistance), with the translated sequence MDCEELSRIISDNSEQVQVIDLRIEDFLAGHIKGAWQVPVRKDITDEQLGSLLTKLQNAFPNEIPVTVVFHCTASKNRGPRTKQRFEQYCEALGVSRKFRAFVLTGGYYAWEEYCKLSETPNCLMPNISTS
- a CDS encoding uncharacterized protein (weakly similar to uniprot|P23585 Saccharomyces cerevisiae YMR011W HXT2 High-affinity glucose transporter of the major facilitator superfamily), whose product is MTSEKTVEYTEAVTKIDSSSRQYEKSTKNFFINLKESFNLTMTLSSLLLICSSFSHGFDNQGFATIQAMDSFIEKFGQYDAQTGAYAIPPVFLSFLNSFQYIGFAFGLVCGSIVSSRFGRKICVLSMSLYALITATIGITSNSKEQILSARVLNYVFIGMEMAVIPVFQAEIVPPNTRGFFVGAFQLSLNIGGLVIHIITNSTAHIDGTSSWRIPLGLYYIFPSVIASLVMFIPESPRWLILKGKKEEAMRSLVRLRNGTIYESEIINEYESIISSVEAEKQEKSKYTELFTGTNKRRTLIVILANIFQQVTGQAFASQYGTIFIKSLNTVDPFQMSIVSSVVAIVAVIIVLLFTDEFGRKKFLVIGSVIQAIALLVMGGLGTGDVTTAKKNGIVATMMINSFAYCISWAPLSYVISSEIPTPRLRDKTYAVGILFNILFAFITAFTLPYLLSKPYANLQSKVGFIYGAFTVLSVVFSYYLPECRGLSLEEIESNFVNKVPLNRFSKNSIS
- the ARR1 gene encoding Arr1p (weakly similar to uniprot|Q06596 Saccharomyces cerevisiae YPR199C ARR1 Transcriptional activator of the bZIP family required for transcription of genes involved in resistance to arsenic compounds) → MSKPRGRNGGRKPSSSPPKDKRTAQLRKSQKTYRERRINRLRELEYKEKLLEQTLSDLSEVTKRNNVLNAMLQSSLSKTPACHISSFGVERPNIPGYTLTKELCNLQHSQVKHYTSQDYRQLYNTITEDLYSLCEGKDCGPFCRTSSITPSTTTLDIMNDTNTFYSTECSPSYGFDNNLIESFDLFDFIENLQNPVSPQSRNCPASSPKLATNHYVAKSEDSYISGLLSTSVLLPGADICYFVLSFRQTHFFDLSEMLLKLKKEAVCINHDVVISLDALVRLITSCFV